The uncultured Fretibacterium sp. genome includes the window GCAAGGAGGGTCAGCAGCACGAACAGCGCAACGGCGGCGTCCAGCAGGGCGTGGGCCCTCAGGATGTCCTCGGGCTCGGGCTCCCGCACGGCGTCGCCAAGCCAGGGCCTTTCCTCTAAGACCCCTCCATAGATGCCGCCTCCGCCCAGCCGGATGCCCAGGAGTCCCGCGAAGGCGCTCTCGCCGTGCGCACTGTTGGGGCTTTTGTGCTTCCTTCGGTCTCGCAGAAGGACGCGAAGGCCCCGCAGCAGGGGATACCCCAGGCAGGCCCCGGCCAACACCGCAGCCACCCCTCCGATCCGCGCGGGAAGGAAGTTCAGGACGTCGTCCAGCCGCGCGCTCGCCCAACCGAAGTCCCGATAGCGCTCGTCCTCGTAGCCCACCATGGAGTCCAAGGTGCTCACGGCCTTGAAGGTCCAGACGCTCAGCACCGCTGCGACGCACCCCCCGGCAACATACCCCAGGGCCGCAAAGAAGAGCACGGAGAGGACCCCATCCACGGAGTTCTCCGCCACCGTCTCCACGGCGGCACGCACCATGCCGGCCTCGTCCAGAACATCCGTGTCGCGTCCGACGACGCGCGACAGCGCCGACCGGGCCGCGTCGAGGTCGCCCCTGAAGAGCGCCGTAGCGACCGGGAGGGTCTCGTCCTTCAGGGAGCGCCACGCGAGCGCCGCGTAAAGCAGATAGACCTCCACCGAGAAAAGAGCCCAGTGAGCAACGGAGGCCCCCAACAGGAGCAGGCCGACGGACGCGGCCGTCGTGGCCAGTACGGCGGCACAGAGAAGAATGCCGCGCCGTCGCCCCTCCCTCCGCTCCCCCTCTCCGGGGTAGAGGCGTGCCTCCCAGAAACCGATGACTCGTCCTATTCCGGCGACGGGATGGGGCAGTTTTTCCGGGTCGCCCAGCAGAACGTCCAGCAGCAAAGCCGTGCCCAGGATGAGGACAAAATCCATATACGCCATTCTTCGAACGTCATTCCCCGCATCTGCAATTTTTTTCGCCTTTATTATACAATCGGAGGAACTGCGGGATGGTCCCGGACGAGACCGGATGAAATTAAATCGAAAGAGATTCCCCGAATACGGGGGATGCAAAGACAAAGGGAGTTGAAGAGCACGATGAGCGAGATGAAAGAGACCCTCTCTCTGGCCGAGGCCCTGGGCCTCATCCGTCCCCTCGACGCGGACTCGATGGCGGCGGCGGCGGAGCATCAGAACCGCCTTCTCAAGCCCGCCGGCAGCCTCGGAGAGCTGGAGGCCATAGCCATCCGTATCGCGGGCATCACCGGGAAGCTCCACAATACGGCGGACCGGAAGATCCATTTCCTCTTCGGCTCCGACCATGGAGTCTACGAGGAAGGGGTGTCCGGCTCACCGCAGTACTTCACGAAGGCATTGATGGAGTTCTACGCCAACAGGGCTGGATGCGGCATCAATGTGCTCTGCAGCCACGTTGGGGTCGAGCTTCGCCTGTTTGACCTGGGGGTGCGGGACCTGGCTCCGCACCCGTGCATCGATGCGACGCATCGCCTGATGCCCAACGGCACGGAGAACTTTTTCCGAACACGGGCCATGACGATGGAGACGGCGACCCAAGCTGTGGAGCTGGGCATTGGCCTTGTCGGAGAGGCAAAGGCCGAGGGGTATCAGATCGTGGGGGCCGGCGAGGTGGGGATGGGCAACACCACGCCGGCGGCGGCCTGTATCATGGCCGCGCTGGGCCTGGAAAATCCCGACGACGCCGTGGGGCGGGGCGGGGGATTGACGGACGAGTCGTTCGCCAGAAAAAAACGCGTGATCGGGGAGGCGCTGGAGCTTCACCGCCCGACCCCGGACGATCCCATCGACATCCTCTCCTGCGTCGGGGGCCTGGACATCGCCGCGATGACGGGTGTCTTCCTCGGGGCGGCGGTCTACCGTCTGCCCGTCCTCGTCGATGGGGTCATCTCCATCGCCGGGGCCCTTCTGGCCGCGAGGCTCTCCCCGCTCTCGAAGGGGTTCATGATCGCCTCACACCTCTCCAAGGAGCCCGGCTATGCGGTTGCGGCCCGGGCATTGGGGCTGACCCCGCTCTTGAACCTCGGCATGAGGCTGGGGGAGGGGACGGGCTGTCCCCTCGCCATGCAGGTGGTGGACGACGCCCTGGCCGTGATGAACCGCATGGGGACCTTCGACGGGGTGTCGCTGGAGTCGGAGTATCGAAAGGAGCTCAAAGCATAATATAAATCAAGCATGATATGAGGTAGAATAACAGCAGGAGAGGTGCCCGGATCACTGGGCAAAGCTGCCAGGGGCTTCCCCCGAAAGGGGGTGAACGCGTGAAAAGAACAATAGAGCTCGTAAGAGCGGTTGCTTCGCTCCTACGAGCCCTTGCCGAAATTATCCGGCTTTTCAAAACGCGCAAATAACCCGCGGAGGGCGTAAGTCCGAGGCGGGGTGACCGCCCCGCTTCGGTAGCCCATAGTAACAAACCCGCCTCCCTCTCCAGGCGGGCTCTTTCATATATATTATACCCTATCCTTTTCCATCCTTCGTACACCCTTTTCGTTATTTTCCCTTCGCTATTTTCCCTCGTCCGCCTGGAGTGACACGAAGAAGGTCTTTCCGCCCCTGTCGATCAACAGCACAACGGCCTTGGACTGTCGTTTCATGGCCCCATCCAGGTCCTCGAGGGTCTCGACCTTTCTGCCGTTCACCTGGAGCAGCCGGTCGCCCTCGCGGATTCCCGACATCTGGGCGGACGACCCGTCCTTGACGTCCACGACGACGAGGCCGCTCCGGACCTCCAAATTGTACTTCCTGCTCAGGCTCTTCGTTAAGGGCGCAACCTCCAGCCCAACCTTGGCAAGCACGTCGCTCGTGCTCTCGGATAGATCGTCGGACCGCTCCTCCTCGCCGCTTTGGGTGTTGGGCCTCTCGTCCAGCCGAGCTTTGAATCTTATCGTCTTCCCGTCGCGCACCACCTCTATCGGAAGGGTGGACCCCGGGGCGAGCGAGCGAATCCGGTTCACGAACCACTGCACGTCCTTGACCTTCTCCCCATCGATAGCCGTGATCACATCGCCGCGCATCAGACCGGCCTTCTCGGCCGCGGAGTCCGGGAAGACATCGCCGACGATCACGCCGTTCTTGGCCTTGACGCCATAGGCCTCCGCGATCTCGGGCGTCAGGTTCTGGACGGAGATGCCCAGCCAGCCGCGCTTGACTTTGCCGTAGGAGACGAGGTCGCCCATGATCTGCTTGGCCATGTTGACGGGCACCGCGAAGCCCAGCCCCTGGGCATAGGGAAGAATGGCCGTGTTGATGCCCACGACCTGCCCCTCCATGTTGAGCAGAGGGCCGCCGCTGTTGCCGGGGTTGATGGCCGCATCCGTCTGGAGGAACCCGTCGAAATTCACGTCCTGTGCGTGGATGCTGCGGTTCTTCGCGGAGATGACGCCCGCCGTCACGGAGTGCTCGAAGCCGTAGGGGTTCCCGATGGCGACGACCCATTCCCCCACCTCGACGGCGTCGGAATCCCCAAGTTCGAGGACCGGAAGGTCCTCGTCGGGATCGATTTTAATGACCGCGAGGTCGAAGGTGGGGTCCTTGCCCAAAACCTTCGCCGAATAGGTCTTGCCGTCGGAGAGGGTGACCGTGATCTTGTCCACGCCGTCGATGACGTGGTTGTTCGTCAGAATCCGTCCCTCCTTGGAGACGATGAAGCCGGACCCGCGTCCCTTCATGGGGACGGAACGTGTGAAGTTCTTGAACGCATCGCCGAAGAACTGCCGAAAGAAGGGATCGTCGTCGAAGGGGAACGGGATCGCGGTACGCCTGGCCTTGGTCTCCACGTCGATGTTCACGACGGCGGGAGAGGTCTTCTTTACGATGGGGACGACGGGCGACATGACCGCCGCGCCGGACGCGGCCTGGGCCGTCCCCACTTGGACCGCCCCCAGGGCCAGAAGAACGGCCAGGGCGACCCCCGCATAACGTTTGTATCTCGAACCGGAATGCAACATGACAAAAACACCTCCAGATTGTATTACAGCTGTTATTGTTACAGCCGTTTTCATCGATGATGGGTACATTGTAGGACTTGAACCGGACTCCTTCATGCAGTTTTTTACCGACGAGGACATCCGAAAAAGGACGAAATTCGGCAGGAGGATGAGCTACGAGCGGACGTGGAGGAACAATACTCCAGGATCACAGAAGGGGGCATAACATATTTTTCCCTTCCGCGAGTTGATTTGTTGTACTAGCATGATAAAATACCTGCTCAAAAGGAGGCGTTGGGCGTGGAGGTCATCAAGGCAGGGAAGGGAGAGCCCGCTTCGGCGGATGGGCAGCTGTGCGAGGCGGTGGGAGCGATTGTGGAGGACGTCCGCCGCCATGGGGACGAGGCGCTGATTCGTTATGGGAGGAAGTTCGACGGCAGCCCGCGCGAGCGGATGCGCGTCCTGCCGGAGGAGATCGAGGCCGCCTGCCGCGAGGTCTCCGAGGAGGAGCTCGAGGATATCCGAAGGGCCGCCGGGAACATTCGAAAGTTTGCGGAGGCCCAAAGGGGTGCGCTGAGGGAGATTCCGGAGTTCTCGCCCGTCCCGGGGGTGTTCCTGGGACATCGCGTGATCCCCGTCCAATCGTGTTGCTGTTACGTGCCGGGTGGGAGCTATCCGCTTTATTCCACGGCGCTGATGCTGGCCATCCCGGCGAGGACCGCCGGCGTGAAGCGGGTTGTGGCCTGTTCTCCCGTCATGAGGGGGACCGGTTCCATCCACCCCAGGACCCTGGCCGCCCTGTCCGTCGCGGGGGTGGACGAGATTTATGCGATTGGGGGGGCCCAGGCCATCGCGGCGTTCGCTTACGGAACGGAGCGGATCGCCCCCGTGGACCTGATCGTGGGGCCGGGCAACCGTTATGTTGCCGAGGCGAAGCGCCAGTGCTACGGCCAGGTGGGGATCGACTTTTTTGCGGGCCCCAGCGAGGTCCTGATCCTGGCCGATGCTGCGGCCGACGCGGGACTGATAGCGCTGGACCTGCTGGCCCAGTGCGAACACGACCCCACGGCGAGGGGGACCGTCGTGACGACGGACCGGGCTTTGGCCGAGCGCGTCGTGGCGGAGGTGGAACGCCGTCTGGAGACGCTCGAGACGGCGGAGATCGCCCGGCGGTCCTGGGAGGATTACGGGGAGGTCCTCCTTGCGGGCTCGATGGACGAGGCCGTCGCCCTCGCGAACGACCGGGCCCCGGAGCATCTGGAGGTCCACGCGGAGAACCCCGGCGATCTGATGGACTCCCTTTACAATTACGGTTCCTTGTTTCTGGGGCCCTATACGGCGGAGGTCTTCGGGGACTATGCCTCCGGGACCAACCACACCCTACCCACGCTGAGGGCCGCACGCTACACGGGAGGGGTCTGGGTGGGGACGTTCCTGAAGGTCTGCACGCACCAGAGACTGACACGGGAGGGGATGGCGAGCCTGGCGCCCCTCGTCTCGCGGCTTGCGAGGGGCGAGGGGCTGATGGCGCACGCCAACGCCGCGGAGGGGCGGCTGGAGCGTTACGGGGCTTGCGGGACGGAGAGCTCGGACACGGCAAGGATGTGTCGAACGACGGGCCGATATCTCTGGCTGTCTCCGGGGTGATGCTCCCCGATCGCGCTCTCCCATGCGCAGCCTTTGCCAAAATGCATTTGATAAAAATGCCTTTGATAAAATGAAAATGGACGATGGAGAGAACGCCGGATCGTCTTTGGCGTTCTTCCGTTATTTAGATCGTTATTTAGAGCGTTACTTGAGCAGAAAGGTGTCGATGTCGTGATGGGTGTACGGGAGGTGGGGAGGGCCGAGCGCCGTTTTTTCAGTCGGCGGATCTACGAGGGGCACATCCTGAACCTGAGGGTGGACGACGTGATTCTCGAGCTCGGCCGTACGGCGAGGCGCGAGGTGGTGGAACACGACGCGGCCGTGGGCATCATAGCCCTTACGGAGAAGGGCAGCGTGCTTCTGGTGCGGCAATACCGTTATGCCGTTGATGAGGACACGCTCGAGGTCTGCGCCGGCCTTGTGGAGAAGGGGGAGGAGCCCCGCGATGCGGCGGTGCGCGAGATGCAGGAGGAGCTGGGCTTCAAACCCGGCAAATTGACGGAGATCGGGCGCTTCTACGCCTCGCCGGGGTTCAGCACGGAGCTGCTGATTCTTTATCTGGCGGAGGACCTGACGCCGTCGCGCCTGCCCCAGGACGACGACGAGAACGTCTCGGTGGTGGAGCTTCCCCTGAGGGATATCCCGGGCCGACTGGCCGAGGGGGCGTTTCGGGACTCCAAGACCTTTGCGGCCATGGCCTGGTTGATGGCGCGCGAGGGGCTGAGGTTTGATGCTTGATGCTTGATGCCTGAGTGAAAGGAAAAAACAACTCGGAAAAATAATGTAACCCCAAAATTTTGTTAAGGAGTGAATCCTGTGATTGCTTTAATCAAACTGAGCCCCATGATCGTCCTTGGAGGGCTCATGATGTCCGGGATGGACATCCTGCTTGCCGCGCCTATCGCCTTCATCATCGCCACGATCATCGCCATGCTTACGGATCGGTTCTCCTTTTCGACGCTGCTGGATGCGGGCCTGGAGAACATGAAGTATTATCTCATCGTCTTCCTGATCCTCCAGTTGGCCTACGCCGTGGCGGAGTGCTTCATGGCCACGGGGGTCGCTGCCTCGGTCATCAACATGGCGCTCTCCATGGGCTTGACGGCCAAGTACGTCGCGGTGGCGGCCCTGATTGTGACGTCGGTCCTCTCCGTTGCGACGGGGACCTCCTGGGGGACCTTCGCCGCCTGTGCCCCCATCTTCCTGTGGCTGAACCACATCGTAGACGGCAGCACGGTGCTGACCGTGGCCGCGATCGCCGGAGGCTCCTGTTTTGGGGACAACATCGGCCTGATCTCGGACACTACGGTGGTCAGCTCCGGAATCCAGAACGTCTCGATTATCGACAGGGTCCGGCATCAGGGCATATGGTCCGCCCTTTGCCTGATTTCGGGCGCGGTTGTGTTTTATTTTGTCGCCGTTTCGCTTGGGCTCAAGGATACCTCCGGCCAGGCGGTCGAGGCCATAAACCAGATCCCGGATATCGTGTGGAGCAACCTGGAGCAGAAGCGTCCCGCGGCCGTTACGCTGCTCCAGCAGGTCCGGAGCGGCGTTCCCCAATACATGGCGATCCCCTTGGTGCTGGTGCTGGTGCTCGCCGGGATGGGGACGAACACCCTGATCTGCCTGGGGACGGGGATTTTTTCCTCCCTGATCTTCGGCTGGTTTTCCGGGACGGTCACGGATATCCAGGCTTTTCTGAAGCTGGTCCAGTCGGGCTTCTCCGCGGCGGGCAACTGGACCGTCGTTATGATGCTCTGGGTCGGTGCGTTCGGCGGGGTCATGCGCAAGATGAACGCCTTCGACCCCATCGCCGAGGCCATCCTGAGGGTCGTGAGGAGCGTCCGGCAGCTCATGTGCGCCAATGCGGCCCTCTGCCTTCTGGGCAACGCCGCCCTGGCGGACGAGATGGCCCAAATCGTCACGATCAGCCCCATCATCAAGAACATGACGGAGCACAGCATCGAGGGCGACGAGAAGGACATGTATAAACTGGCCCTGCGCAACGCGACCTTTGCGGACGCGATGGCCGTCTTCGGCTCCCAGCTGATTCCCTGGCATGCCTACATGGCCTTTTTCGTCGGTATCACCTGCGCGGTGTATCCCATGGCCGAGGGCACGGTCACGATCGGCGGCATCATCCTGCACAACTACCTGGCCTGGATCGCCGTGATCTCCATGCTGTTTTTGACCTACACGGGACTG containing:
- a CDS encoding Do family serine endopeptidase, whose product is MLHSGSRYKRYAGVALAVLLALGAVQVGTAQAASGAAVMSPVVPIVKKTSPAVVNIDVETKARRTAIPFPFDDDPFFRQFFGDAFKNFTRSVPMKGRGSGFIVSKEGRILTNNHVIDGVDKITVTLSDGKTYSAKVLGKDPTFDLAVIKIDPDEDLPVLELGDSDAVEVGEWVVAIGNPYGFEHSVTAGVISAKNRSIHAQDVNFDGFLQTDAAINPGNSGGPLLNMEGQVVGINTAILPYAQGLGFAVPVNMAKQIMGDLVSYGKVKRGWLGISVQNLTPEIAEAYGVKAKNGVIVGDVFPDSAAEKAGLMRGDVITAIDGEKVKDVQWFVNRIRSLAPGSTLPIEVVRDGKTIRFKARLDERPNTQSGEEERSDDLSESTSDVLAKVGLEVAPLTKSLSRKYNLEVRSGLVVVDVKDGSSAQMSGIREGDRLLQVNGRKVETLEDLDGAMKRQSKAVVLLIDRGGKTFFVSLQADEGK
- the cobT gene encoding nicotinate-nucleotide--dimethylbenzimidazole phosphoribosyltransferase, with product MSEMKETLSLAEALGLIRPLDADSMAAAAEHQNRLLKPAGSLGELEAIAIRIAGITGKLHNTADRKIHFLFGSDHGVYEEGVSGSPQYFTKALMEFYANRAGCGINVLCSHVGVELRLFDLGVRDLAPHPCIDATHRLMPNGTENFFRTRAMTMETATQAVELGIGLVGEAKAEGYQIVGAGEVGMGNTTPAAACIMAALGLENPDDAVGRGGGLTDESFARKKRVIGEALELHRPTPDDPIDILSCVGGLDIAAMTGVFLGAAVYRLPVLVDGVISIAGALLAARLSPLSKGFMIASHLSKEPGYAVAARALGLTPLLNLGMRLGEGTGCPLAMQVVDDALAVMNRMGTFDGVSLESEYRKELKA
- the cbiB gene encoding adenosylcobinamide-phosphate synthase CbiB encodes the protein MAYMDFVLILGTALLLDVLLGDPEKLPHPVAGIGRVIGFWEARLYPGEGERREGRRRGILLCAAVLATTAASVGLLLLGASVAHWALFSVEVYLLYAALAWRSLKDETLPVATALFRGDLDAARSALSRVVGRDTDVLDEAGMVRAAVETVAENSVDGVLSVLFFAALGYVAGGCVAAVLSVWTFKAVSTLDSMVGYEDERYRDFGWASARLDDVLNFLPARIGGVAAVLAGACLGYPLLRGLRVLLRDRRKHKSPNSAHGESAFAGLLGIRLGGGGIYGGVLEERPWLGDAVREPEPEDILRAHALLDAAVALFVLLTLLALHGLA
- the hisD gene encoding histidinol dehydrogenase, with the protein product MEVIKAGKGEPASADGQLCEAVGAIVEDVRRHGDEALIRYGRKFDGSPRERMRVLPEEIEAACREVSEEELEDIRRAAGNIRKFAEAQRGALREIPEFSPVPGVFLGHRVIPVQSCCCYVPGGSYPLYSTALMLAIPARTAGVKRVVACSPVMRGTGSIHPRTLAALSVAGVDEIYAIGGAQAIAAFAYGTERIAPVDLIVGPGNRYVAEAKRQCYGQVGIDFFAGPSEVLILADAAADAGLIALDLLAQCEHDPTARGTVVTTDRALAERVVAEVERRLETLETAEIARRSWEDYGEVLLAGSMDEAVALANDRAPEHLEVHAENPGDLMDSLYNYGSLFLGPYTAEVFGDYASGTNHTLPTLRAARYTGGVWVGTFLKVCTHQRLTREGMASLAPLVSRLARGEGLMAHANAAEGRLERYGACGTESSDTARMCRTTGRYLWLSPG
- a CDS encoding NUDIX hydrolase; this translates as MGVREVGRAERRFFSRRIYEGHILNLRVDDVILELGRTARREVVEHDAAVGIIALTEKGSVLLVRQYRYAVDEDTLEVCAGLVEKGEEPRDAAVREMQEELGFKPGKLTEIGRFYASPGFSTELLILYLAEDLTPSRLPQDDDENVSVVELPLRDIPGRLAEGAFRDSKTFAAMAWLMAREGLRFDA
- a CDS encoding Na+/H+ antiporter NhaC family protein; its protein translation is MIALIKLSPMIVLGGLMMSGMDILLAAPIAFIIATIIAMLTDRFSFSTLLDAGLENMKYYLIVFLILQLAYAVAECFMATGVAASVINMALSMGLTAKYVAVAALIVTSVLSVATGTSWGTFAACAPIFLWLNHIVDGSTVLTVAAIAGGSCFGDNIGLISDTTVVSSGIQNVSIIDRVRHQGIWSALCLISGAVVFYFVAVSLGLKDTSGQAVEAINQIPDIVWSNLEQKRPAAVTLLQQVRSGVPQYMAIPLVLVLVLAGMGTNTLICLGTGIFSSLIFGWFSGTVTDIQAFLKLVQSGFSAAGNWTVVMMLWVGAFGGVMRKMNAFDPIAEAILRVVRSVRQLMCANAALCLLGNAALADEMAQIVTISPIIKNMTEHSIEGDEKDMYKLALRNATFADAMAVFGSQLIPWHAYMAFFVGITCAVYPMAEGTVTIGGIILHNYLAWIAVISMLFLTYTGLDRIIPLFGIPAEPEVRLRRPDERG